In one Zonotrichia albicollis isolate bZonAlb1 chromosome 14, bZonAlb1.hap1, whole genome shotgun sequence genomic region, the following are encoded:
- the LOC141730851 gene encoding uncharacterized protein LOC141730851: MPLPATPPASREPEYHSGPRGPAESAKIPAKIEKKDPVMGAAIFPETTCRHGRRHLAGILVSAWAPPSCRKPRVGMGAAILPESTCRYGRRHLDRIHVSVWAPPSCRNPRVGTGASILPETTCLPQRRHLSEPRGYPDALDAPSRDAAGLTRTGISFRPPGTRGQRKNPGKNREKRSGHGGRHLPGNHVSAWAPPSCRNPRVGMGAAILPETTCRHGGRHLAGIHVSAWAPPSCRNPRVGMGAAILPETTCRHGRRHLGLGSTTQQP; the protein is encoded by the exons ATGCCCCTCCCCGCGACGCCGCCGGCCTCACGCGAACCGGAATATCATTCCGGCCCCCGGGGACCCGCGGAAAGCGCAAAAATCCCGGCAAAAATCGAGAAAAAAGATCCGGtcatgggggccgccatcttcccggaaaccacgtgtcggcatgggcgccgccatcttgccggaatcctcgtgtcggcatgggcgccgccatcttgccggaaaccacgtgtcggcatgggcgccgccatcttgccggaatccacgtgtcgatatgggcgccgccatcttgacCGAATCCACGTGTCggtatgggcgccgccatcttgccggaatccacgtgtcggcaCGGGCGCctccatcttgccggaaactaCGTGTCTTCCTCAGCGCCGCCATCTATCCGAGCCCAGAGGCTACCCCGACGCCTTAGATGCCCCTTCCCGCGACGCCGCCGGCCTCACGCGAACCGGAATATCATTCCGGCCCCCGGGGACCCGCGGACAGCGCAAAAATCCCGGCAAAAATCGAGAAAAAAGATCCGGtcatgggggccgccatcttcccggaaaccacgtgtcggcatgggcgccgccatcttgccggaatccacgtgtcggcatgggcgccgccatcttgccggaaaccacgtgtcggcatgggggccgccatcttgccggaatccacgtgtcggcatgggcgccgccatcttgccggaatccacgtgtcggcatgggcgccgccattttgccggaaaccacgtgtcggcacgggcgccgccatcttggattaGG cagcacaacaCAGCAACCCTAA